A single Paenibacillus kribbensis DNA region contains:
- the cysE gene encoding serine O-acetyltransferase produces the protein MFRHIKSDIQTVLDNDPAARSKLEVIFTYSGVHALWAHRIAHWFYLRKWCTLARVISQVSRFMTGIEIHPGARIGDRLFIDHGMGVVIGETCEIGDDVVLYQGVTLGGTGKEKGKRHPTIGNNVVIGSGAKILGSFTIGAQSNIGSNSVVLKEVPPNSTVVGIPGRVVRQDGRRPDRLSHQLPDPVVDSIRALQLEIERLRAELSDLKDEQSARKHQVTQENK, from the coding sequence ATGTTCAGACATATCAAATCCGACATTCAGACTGTTTTGGATAATGATCCGGCCGCCCGGAGTAAGCTGGAGGTCATTTTTACGTATTCCGGCGTTCATGCCCTTTGGGCACACCGAATCGCACATTGGTTTTACTTACGAAAGTGGTGTACTCTAGCTCGTGTTATATCTCAGGTATCGCGGTTTATGACAGGCATTGAAATTCATCCTGGCGCTCGTATCGGAGATCGGCTGTTCATTGACCATGGTATGGGAGTGGTCATCGGTGAAACCTGTGAGATTGGCGACGATGTCGTATTGTATCAGGGGGTCACTCTTGGAGGGACCGGAAAAGAGAAGGGGAAGCGCCATCCCACTATTGGGAATAATGTAGTTATAGGCTCTGGCGCCAAGATATTGGGATCTTTTACAATTGGGGCGCAGTCCAACATTGGCTCCAACTCGGTTGTACTTAAAGAGGTTCCGCCTAACAGTACGGTAGTGGGGATACCGGGGCGAGTGGTCAGACAGGATGGCAGACGTCCAGACCGACTTAGTCATCAGCTGCCTGATCCGGTCGTCGATTCTATACGTGCTCTTCAATTGGAAATAGAACGTTTACGTGCAGAATTGTCTGATTTGAAGGATGAGCAATCTGCTCGGAAACATCAGGTGACCCAAGAGAATAAATGA